CGATCTTCGGCCCGACATATCACCAGCCAGCTTCTTTCGATTTCGAACAGCACGTCCCCCCGGATTGGGGCGTCCCGCCGTCCTTTCCTGGCCCATCAACTCGCACCCGGGAATTACCTGATATTGGACCCTTACTTGGCAAATGGGACCACGGCTCCAGACAGGCCTCGTACGTTGTGATCCATCACCTGCTGAACCGCGGGGTCGCGCCAAGCCAGTTCGCTCCACAGACACGCTTCGGTGCCGCACCGGCTGATTGGGCGCACCGTCGAGGTGCGGCTCACGCATCGAGTGGTCGAGATCTTCCACGATCACGAGCGTGTCGCCAGCCATGTCCGTTGCTCGCAGCGGTCCGGCCATGTCACCGTCAACGACACATGCCCAAGGCGCTTCAGCGTTACGCCAACACCACGCCGGCCAACCTGATTGCGGATTTCGACGTGAAGCCGGCCGCCATTCCGATCAAAGACCGGCCGGTTTTCGGCAACTGAAGATTACCTCCTGGGTCAGCAACTTTGGCAACAATCACCTCGCCATGAACGGGGACATTTTGATGCCGGCAACGAGAAGGCTGACCATGAGACAATTGAGACAAATGCTTCGGCTTGCCGGAAGCGGGACGGGCTCCCGCGAGATTGCGGTCGTATTGGGGATAGCGCAGTACGGTGCAGGATAATTTGCAGCGTGCAGCCGCGGTTGGATTGAGCTGGCTCTTGCCGGGCGAGCTGACCGACGATGCGCTTGAGCACAAGCTCTTCAGTCGCAACGGCGTCAAACAGGGTACGCGACGACGCACGGAACCGAACTGGGCCGATCTTGCGGTCGAGCTCGTGGGTCGCATCCCGACGGTTACGGCTATAGTCGTTATGTTGCGGCCAAATTTATGTTGCGGTTGTTGGAGGCGAGCCAGAGATGGCGGCGGTTTCCCTGGCCCGGCTCGCAACATAAAGGGCGACGGTTGGAGTCTACAAGGCTTTAGGAATGCCACCAATGACGGCAGAGAACGTTGCCGAGGTGACTCCCTCAAGCCGCTGATATCGACCTTGGCCAACGCCTTGTCCTTCATTTCGAGGTCGACCTCCGCATAGATGTTCGTGGTGTCCAACGACACGTGGCCGAGCCAGGCACGGATCGTGTTGATATCGACGCCGGCACGCAGGAGGTGGACGGCTGTCGTGTGCCGAATCGTATGCGGGCTGACGCGCTTCGTGGCCAAGGTCGGCACGGTTTTGCTCGCCAAGGCGGCATATTGCGTCACGACGCGGTGTATTCCGAACCGTGTCAAAGGCTCCTTCGTTCGCCCCAGAAAGACTGCATCGCTCTGATCCCGATCGGTCACGAGGCGGGTCAATGAGGTTGCCGTCGTTGGCCACAATGGGCAGATCCGGACCTTGTTTCCCTTGCCATGAAGGCGCACTGACGGAGACGCGCCCAGTTGAAGATTGCCAACCGTTAATTTTGCTGCCTCATCGGCGCGAGCACCGCTGTTGTACAGGAATAGCAGCAGGGCATGGTCGCGCACCCCAAGACCCGTACGCCTGTCGGGTTGACCGAGGAGCGCATCCATTTCGGCCTTTTCGAGACATCCGATCGCGGTCTTTGCCGTCTTCTTGAATGGTATTGCCCTTATCTCGGAACACCAGGCCAAGTGGACCGGCGAACGCATGCCGATGAAGCGTGCAGTGAGTGAATTGTCGCAAGCCGTTGGTTGCGGGTCGCTTCGCTGCATCGGCGATCATGTTCCAGGTGGTCCACGAACTTGCGGACAATTGCCGGCGTCAGCTCTTCCACGGTCATACGATCGACGGCGCAGCCTCCCTGTTTGCTGGCAAACGGCAGCAACAGTGTCAATGTATCGCGGTAGCTGGATTGGGTGTTGCGGGAAAGATTGCGCTCGGTGACCAGATGTTCCAACAGGAACCGGCGGATCCACTCCTAATCTGCTCAAAGGCTGCTGAAGAAATAGGGCTTGGTACCAAAGCGCATCATCATCGACAAACTGCGTTCCTATGGAGCGGCGAAAAGCGTCTTTCGGAGACCCTTACATGCGCAGTTGGGTATGCAGTCATTAGCGACAGAAATGCAGGCTCGCTCTCACTATGGCTGCATATCAATTTAGCATGCCCCATAAGCCCTAATCATCGCCTAAAAAACACAAACCATCTTAGCCCGGTCTGACCTTTGGGCGGCGCGAACTAATAGGAACAGCAAATTGGCCATGCTCGATGTTGATCATTTGGTGAAGCCGGTCAGCGACGGCAACCCGTGCGGTGATGCTCTCGATTACGATCTGAGTTTTCTCGAACTTGAGATGGCGGGGCAGGGCAAGCCCGCTCGGCAGATGGGAGATTCCGTCATAGCCGCGGAGGCTCCCGACTGGCGCCAAGTCTGGCAGCTTGGCCTGGAGCTCGCTACCCGCACAAAGGACCTGCGCGTCGGTGTCCTACTCACCCGCTCCGCTCTCAGCCAATTCGGCTACCCCGGCCTTCGCAATGGCCTGGAGCTGCTCGCTGGGTATGTGGAATCCCATTGGCCGGAGCTGCATCCGCGGCCAGACGTAGAAGACTCTGGCGATCCGACGGTGCGCCTTAACGCCTTGGCAAATCTCTGCGATCCCTCAGGGCTTATCGCGGAGGTTTGCCAGGTTCCCCTCACCGCGTCCAGACAGTTTGGCGCCTTTACGCTGCGCGATTGGATGGAGACGCAGCGATCTCAATCGAGCGAGATCGAAGCAGCGTCGATCGACCTCGCCTTCGGCGACACCGACCCCGACCTCCTCTGTCAACTCGGGGCGGATCTCGACGCCAGCCTTACGGCTGCGATCGGCCTAGACGGCTTAGTGAACGAGCACGTCGATATCATTGATGCTGTCCGGTTCGAGCCCCTCATTTCGGTGCTCCGTCAGGGCAAGGACATTGTAAGTCGCCACTTCAAAATCCCTCAATCCGAAACCGTTACGCAGCCCCTGCTACCAGGAGCCGAGGTGCGCAATCCGGAAGAGATTCGCGGCCGCAACGATGTCATCCGCATACTCGACAGCATCTGCC
This is a stretch of genomic DNA from Mesorhizobium sp. L-2-11. It encodes these proteins:
- a CDS encoding tyrosine-type recombinase/integrase, with the translated sequence MQRSDPQPTACDNSLTARFIGMRSPVHLAWCSEIRAIPFKKTAKTAIGCLEKAEMDALLGQPDRRTGLGVRDHALLLFLYNSGARADEAAKLTVGNLQLGASPSVRLHGKGNKVRICPLWPTTATSLTRLVTDRDQSDAVFLGRTKEPLTRFGIHRVVTQYAALASKTVPTLATKRVSPHTIRHTTAVHLLRAGVDINTIRAWLGHVSLDTTNIYAEVDLEMKDKALAKVDISGLRESPRQRSLPSLVAFLKPCRLQPSPFMLRAGPGKPPPSLARLQQPQHKFGRNITTIAVTVGMRPTSSTARSAQFGSVRRRVPCLTPLRLKSLCSSASSVSSPGKSQLNPTAAARCKLSCTVLRYPQYDRNLAGARPASGKPKHLSQLSHGQPSRCRHQNVPVHGEVIVAKVADPGGNLQLPKTGRSLIGMAAGFTSKSAIRLAGVVLA
- a CDS encoding site-specific integrase, producing the protein MEHLVTERNLSRNTQSSYRDTLTLLLPFASKQGGCAVDRMTVEELTPAIVRKFVDHLEHDRRCSEATRNQRLATIHSLHASSACVRRSTWPGVPR
- the tssA gene encoding type VI secretion system protein TssA → MLDVDHLVKPVSDGNPCGDALDYDLSFLELEMAGQGKPARQMGDSVIAAEAPDWRQVWQLGLELATRTKDLRVGVLLTRSALSQFGYPGLRNGLELLAGYVESHWPELHPRPDVEDSGDPTVRLNALANLCDPSGLIAEVCQVPLTASRQFGAFTLRDWMETQRSQSSEIEAASIDLAFGDTDPDLLCQLGADLDASLTAAIGLDGLVNEHVDIIDAVRFEPLISVLRQGKDIVSRHFKIPQSETVTQPLLPGAEVRNPEEIRGRNDVIRILDSICRWYQVNEPASPVPALLGRAKRLVSKDFMALLEELAPAGAAQYRSVAGMAADSGA